In Haloarcula marismortui ATCC 43049, the sequence GCCACGTAGCGTTGAAGCTATTCGCGAATGGCTCTCTGACGCCCTTGACGGAATACATGTTGTAGCCGCTGTTAATAACAAAATTGTCGGCCATATTGGGTTCGTACCCGACGGAACGGGCCGGCACGAACTCCTGATATTTGTCCATCCGGATTATCAGCAAGCAGGCATCGGAAGTGACCTGATAGCCGCTGGGCTTGGCCATGCAGAACAGGCTGGTGTAACATACGTTTGGCTCTCCGTTGAGAAAAGAAAACGATACCAACAGCAGTTCTACAATCGGGCAGGATTCTCCCTAGTCAACTCATCAGGAATGACGTACCGGATGTCCAGGTTGCTCTAAGCAGCAGCGTGTCATGTAATACTTCTCACCCTCTCTGCCAAGCGA encodes:
- a CDS encoding GNAT family N-acetyltransferase → MSTEDPEEATMVTRLLNSIRTLTASLRPRRIRPIVPPVTVTDANDREVQIRQYSESDRNSLVTMYDDFDPTQRAQGVPPRSVEAIREWLSDALDGIHVVAAVNNKIVGHIGFVPDGTGRHELLIFVHPDYQQAGIGSDLIAAGLGHAEQAGVTYVWLSVEKRKRYQQQFYNRAGFSLVNSSGMTYRMSRLL